The region atgCATTCTGTCCACTGCTCACTTTTCATTGATTCTCCCAGGGTATCACTATCTGATGTTTAATGATTACTTATCTAAGAAAATAGAGTGGGAATTTTCCCCATCAACATATGCATCTTCTTGTCTTTGCCAATTCCCATGGATGTTGCTGTGTTTCCAGGATAATCTCAATCTCCTAGCTCAAgagttccttctgcctcagcctcctgagtcaccacAGGTGTCTACTGGTGCACACCACAGTGTCTGGCTACAAAAATTTAAACAAGTGATTTCACTCATAGAAACCAAACGGTACTGTGCTGGATGACAGAATGGCCTACAGGGACGTGGCAATAGGATTGATGTTCTTATCACAAACAACAGTTGGAATTCTGGGAAATTACTTTCTTCTTTACTATCTAGTCCTCTCCAGCAACAAGTGCCCATTAAGGTCCAAGGATTTGATCCTCAAGCACCTGAGTATAGCCAATTCCCTTGTAATTCTCTCTAATGGAGTTCCCCAGACAATGACAGCCTTGGggataaaatatttcttgaatgatcTTGGATGCAAACTTATTTCATGTATTCAGCGAGTAGGCAGGAGTGTTTCCATTAGCATCATCTGCCTCTTGAGTATCTTCCAAAACATCACGGTAAGCCCCAGGAACTCCTGTTGGAGGGATCTTAAAGTAATAGCTCCAAAGCACATTAGCTTCTCTGTATCCCTTTGCTGGATACTTTACATGATGGTAAATTCCATGTTTCCTCTTTATGTGCTTAGCAAATGCAGTGCTGAAAACACAACAGAGAAAACAGATTATGGGTATTGTTCTCTTGTGGGTCGAGACAAAATCATAGAGTCATTATATGCAGCCTTATTTGTATTTCCTGAGGTTGTCTTTTCTGTGCTCATGATCTGGTCCAGTGGCTCCATGGTTCTCCTTCTGTACAGGCACAAGCAGAGGGTTCAGCACATTCACAGCATTAAAGTTTCCCCCAGATCCTGCCCTGAGTCCAGAGCCACCCAGAGAATCCTTGTCCTGGTGGGCACCTTTGTGACTTTTCATACCCTCTCCTCCCTATTAAATGCTTATATTGCCCTTTCTTCTAATCTCAACTGGTGGTTGTGGAGAATCAGTAGCATCATTTCCCTGTGTTTTCCTACTGTGAGTCCCTTTCTTATGATACATGACTCCACAGTATCCAAGGACTGTTTCAA is a window of Ictidomys tridecemlineatus isolate mIctTri1 chromosome 15, mIctTri1.hap1, whole genome shotgun sequence DNA encoding:
- the LOC144371116 gene encoding vomeronasal type-1 receptor 4-like — protein: MAYRDVAIGLMFLSQTTVGILGNYFLLYYLVLSSNKCPLRSKDLILKHLSIANSLVILSNGVPQTMTALGIKYFLNDLGCKLISCIQRVGRSVSISIICLLSIFQNITVSPRNSCWRDLKVIAPKHISFSVSLCWILYMMVNSMFPLYVLSKCSAENTTEKTDYGYCSLVGRDKIIESLYAALFVFPEVVFSVLMIWSSGSMVLLLYRHKQRVQHIHSIKVSPRSCPESRATQRILVLVGTFVTFHTLSSLLNAYIALSSNLNWWLWRISSIISLCFPTVSPFLMIHDSTVSKDCFNWIKKKIIFVLST